From a region of the Xanthomonas rydalmerensis genome:
- a CDS encoding GspH/FimT family pseudopilin: protein MVTVAVLAIIMALAVPSFTGLIRSNRLTSAANELIAAVQLTRSEAVRLNGGVSLCRSDDGATCASGGNWTRYLTVARDGTVLRSTTLRTGLVVTSSTLDALGDKLTFGADGIARNSSGTPVTGGIVVCMAVTNPSNNVRSVKLMGGSRAQVTSTSDGGSCTTTG from the coding sequence ATGGTCACCGTGGCGGTGCTGGCCATCATCATGGCGCTGGCAGTGCCCAGCTTCACCGGCCTGATCCGCAGCAACCGCCTGACCAGCGCCGCCAACGAGCTGATCGCCGCGGTGCAGTTGACGCGCTCGGAAGCGGTGCGCCTGAACGGTGGTGTCAGCCTCTGCCGTAGCGACGACGGTGCCACCTGCGCCAGCGGCGGCAACTGGACCCGTTACCTGACCGTGGCCCGCGACGGCACCGTGCTGCGCAGCACGACCCTGCGCACCGGCCTGGTCGTCACCAGTAGCACCCTGGATGCCCTCGGCGACAAGCTGACCTTCGGTGCCGACGGCATTGCGCGCAACAGCAGCGGTACGCCAGTGACAGGCGGCATCGTGGTCTGCATGGCGGTTACCAACCCTTCCAACAATGTCCGGAGCGTCAAGCTGATGGGCGGCAGCCGCGCCCAGGTCACATCGACATCCGACGGCGGCAGCTGTACCACCACCGGCTGA
- the pilV gene encoding type IV pilus modification protein PilV codes for MKRFQSGRHMAGVTLIEVMISVLILGVGMLGVAAMQTTALRNNQSALQRSQIVMQTYTILDAMRANRSAAMLGAYNTGSMLCTAPAAGDLVATDKSVWLNGLKDAIGGDKTTTCGSIACNDGNCTITVQWDDSRGMNSSANGNISGSATQTLSTTAQL; via the coding sequence ATGAAGCGGTTCCAGAGCGGCAGACACATGGCAGGCGTCACCCTCATCGAGGTGATGATCTCGGTGTTGATCCTGGGAGTGGGGATGCTGGGCGTGGCGGCGATGCAGACCACGGCGCTGCGCAACAACCAGAGCGCGCTGCAGCGCAGCCAGATCGTCATGCAGACCTACACGATCCTCGATGCGATGCGCGCCAACCGCAGCGCGGCGATGCTCGGGGCCTACAACACCGGCAGCATGCTGTGCACGGCGCCGGCGGCGGGCGATCTGGTGGCGACCGACAAGTCGGTCTGGCTCAACGGCTTGAAGGATGCGATTGGCGGCGACAAGACGACGACCTGCGGTTCCATCGCCTGCAACGACGGCAATTGCACGATCACCGTGCAATGGGACGACAGCCGCGGAATGAACTCCAGTGCTAACGGCAACATCAGCGGCAGCGCGACCCAGACCCTGAGCACGACGGCCCAACTGTGA
- a CDS encoding PilW family protein, whose product MNIRIALTPPRRQSGFNLIELMISMLLGLLVVGAAIGIFLSNRQTYAATEGLSRIQESARTGFEMMAQDIREAGGNPCDSGLPVANVLNNPTASWWTNWSLPLTGYENSNPSNLTVTSGTDAIQILSAGTGGATVTAHNPANQTLTLNAAAPDLHSNAIMLLCDRQQLAVLQVNSVSGTTANYSSGGLNACTRLGRLPGVCVAGSNNYQYEINSILTEVRAVRWYVAASSGGAGGTSLYQEVIAPGGTSQKNEIADGVTGLQFNYLSIGQAAYQPANVVTNWANVIAVKIDMTVSANTAAGTNQQPATRTFSTIVSIRNRNP is encoded by the coding sequence GTGAACATACGTATCGCGCTTACGCCGCCGCGGCGCCAATCCGGCTTCAACCTGATCGAGCTGATGATTTCGATGCTGCTCGGCCTGCTGGTGGTCGGTGCGGCGATCGGCATCTTCCTGTCCAACCGCCAGACCTATGCGGCGACCGAGGGCCTGAGCCGGATCCAGGAGTCGGCGCGGACCGGCTTCGAGATGATGGCCCAGGACATCCGCGAGGCCGGCGGCAATCCCTGCGATTCCGGATTGCCGGTGGCGAACGTGCTGAACAATCCGACGGCGAGCTGGTGGACGAACTGGTCGCTGCCGCTGACCGGCTACGAGAACAGCAACCCGTCCAACCTCACCGTCACGTCGGGTACCGACGCGATCCAGATCCTCTCCGCCGGTACCGGCGGTGCGACCGTGACGGCGCACAACCCCGCGAACCAGACGCTGACGCTCAACGCGGCAGCGCCGGATCTGCACAGCAACGCGATCATGCTGCTGTGCGACCGTCAGCAACTGGCTGTGCTGCAGGTGAACAGCGTTTCCGGCACCACCGCCAATTACTCCAGTGGTGGGCTCAACGCCTGCACGCGGCTCGGGCGCCTGCCGGGCGTGTGTGTCGCTGGTTCGAACAATTACCAATACGAGATCAACTCCATCCTGACCGAAGTGCGGGCCGTACGCTGGTATGTGGCCGCCAGTAGCGGCGGGGCGGGGGGGACGTCCCTGTATCAGGAAGTAATCGCGCCAGGCGGCACGAGTCAGAAGAACGAAATCGCCGATGGCGTCACCGGCCTGCAGTTCAATTATCTGTCGATCGGTCAGGCCGCATATCAGCCTGCCAACGTGGTCACCAACTGGGCCAATGTGATCGCGGTGAAGATCGACATGACCGTCAGCGCCAATACGGCAGCCGGTACAAACCAGCAGCCGGCGACACGGACCTTCAGCACGATCGTGAGCATCAGGAACCGGAACCCGTGA
- a CDS encoding pilus assembly PilX family protein gives MNTSPSPRRQAGISLIVVLLLLLVMTLLGLAVLRGTLLQERMSSNMYDRSLGFQAAESALRDAEKVIQTAAAAGNTVGFNCSSGTTVCPAVPSNTYTGNASSGCALGTQECWVNGTVAPKGQAVPAQYYIQYLGQRTSEDQLGLGSSINQNQYGGTGGTSLEKYYRVIARSGDPSASNGRAIVVLQTNVTVK, from the coding sequence GTGAACACGTCGCCATCGCCCCGCCGGCAGGCCGGCATTTCGCTCATCGTCGTCCTGCTGCTGTTGCTGGTGATGACGCTGCTGGGACTCGCCGTCCTGCGCGGCACGCTGCTGCAGGAGCGCATGTCTTCCAACATGTACGACCGCAGCCTGGGATTCCAGGCCGCCGAAAGCGCCTTGCGCGATGCGGAGAAGGTCATTCAGACCGCCGCTGCGGCCGGCAATACCGTCGGCTTCAACTGCTCGTCAGGCACCACCGTATGTCCGGCCGTGCCCAGTAACACGTATACCGGCAATGCCTCCAGCGGCTGTGCGCTGGGCACCCAGGAGTGCTGGGTGAACGGCACGGTGGCGCCGAAGGGCCAGGCAGTGCCGGCCCAGTACTACATCCAGTATCTGGGCCAGCGCACCAGCGAGGATCAGTTGGGCCTGGGGTCGAGCATCAACCAGAACCAGTATGGCGGTACCGGCGGCACGTCGCTTGAAAAATACTATCGGGTGATCGCGCGTAGCGGCGATCCGTCCGCGTCCAATGGCCGCGCCATTGTCGTGCTGCAGACCAACGTCACCGTCAAGTAA
- a CDS encoding type IV pilin protein: MRSLTFTARRQRGFTLIELMIVVAIVGVLAAIAFASYQSYVIKSRRSAASVCLQQGVQLIERYYTTNMSYANVPLPTCPSDAVQFYDLSFSVAPTANAFKLTATPRADSPQAKDTQCGALSIDQKGTRTTSTGAGEGTCW; this comes from the coding sequence ATGCGATCACTCACTTTCACGGCCCGTCGTCAGCGCGGTTTCACCCTGATCGAACTGATGATCGTGGTCGCGATCGTAGGCGTTCTGGCGGCGATCGCCTTCGCCAGCTATCAATCCTACGTCATCAAATCGCGTCGCTCGGCCGCGTCCGTCTGTCTGCAGCAGGGCGTGCAGCTCATCGAGCGGTACTACACGACCAACATGTCGTACGCCAATGTGCCGCTGCCGACGTGCCCGAGCGATGCGGTGCAGTTCTATGATCTGTCGTTCAGCGTTGCGCCCACTGCGAATGCATTCAAGCTGACGGCGACGCCTCGCGCGGACAGCCCTCAGGCAAAGGACACCCAGTGCGGCGCGCTCAGCATCGACCAGAAGGGGACGCGGACGACGTCCACCGGCGCTGGCGAGGGCACCTGCTGGTGA
- a CDS encoding Tfp pilus assembly protein FimT/FimU, translating to MRNAAVKGYTLLEAMIVMVVICLVAGIGLPAFREMLANQRLTAATHQLSAHLALARSSAISSGVPVSACPSNGDGSCRSDSDWSQGWLVFRDPERQGQPIAPDSILSEGSAPGTGTLVLRSNRGRPSIRFLPDGRSAGSNLTVSICERGQLRAAVVVNNTGRIRTRKTTEPMPCRTPD from the coding sequence ATGCGCAACGCTGCGGTCAAAGGCTACACATTGCTCGAGGCGATGATCGTGATGGTGGTGATCTGCCTGGTCGCCGGCATCGGCCTGCCAGCATTCCGGGAAATGCTGGCAAACCAGCGCTTGACGGCCGCCACGCACCAACTGAGCGCACACCTCGCCCTGGCGCGCAGCAGCGCCATCAGCTCAGGCGTCCCGGTCAGCGCCTGCCCGTCCAACGGAGACGGCAGTTGCCGCAGCGACAGCGACTGGAGCCAGGGCTGGCTGGTGTTCCGCGACCCGGAACGGCAAGGCCAGCCCATCGCGCCGGACAGCATCCTCAGCGAAGGCAGCGCACCAGGCACCGGCACCCTGGTCCTGCGCTCCAACCGCGGCCGGCCCTCGATCCGCTTCCTGCCCGATGGCCGCAGCGCCGGCAGCAACCTGACCGTCAGCATCTGCGAGCGGGGGCAGCTACGCGCCGCGGTGGTAGTGAACAACACCGGACGCATCCGCACCCGGAAAACGACGGAACCGATGCCCTGCCGGACGCCGGACTGA
- the uvrB gene encoding excinuclease ABC subunit UvrB, whose amino-acid sequence MSDRFQLVSPYSPAGDQPQAIEKLVAGFEAGLAKQTLLGVTGSGKTYTIANVVQAIQKPTLVMAPNKTLAAQLYGEFKAFFPNNAVEYFVSYYDYYQPEAYVPSSDTFIEKDSSINEHIEQMRLAATKTLLSRRDALVVATVSAIYGLGAPEDYLSLRLILSIGEHVEQRQLIRHLTDLQYTRNEYELHRGSFRVRGEVIDVFPAESDSEALRIELFDGDVEQLTLFDPLTGETLRKLQRYTIYPKTHYATTRERTLSAVDTIKLELKDRLEQLYAQNKLVEAQRLAQRTQFDLEMMAEVGFCNGIENYSRHLTGKAPGEPPPTLFDYLPADALLVVDESHVTVPQIGAMYKGDRSRKETLVEFGFRLPSALDNRPLRFEEWEARSPRSIYVSATPGPYELRESAGEITELVVRPTGLIDPEVEIRPVGTQVDDLLSEINLRVADGDRVLVTTLTKRMAENLTEYLGEHGVKVRYLHSDIDTVERVEIIRDLRLGKFDVLVGINLLREGLDMPEVSLVAILDADKEGFLRSTGSLIQTIGRAARNLRGKAILYADKMTRSMQAAIDETGRRREKQVEYNLEHGITPKSVARPIVDILEGAREDASEAKSGKGKGKGKARRIAEEPADYRTLAPAEIAARLKALEQEMYQHARDLEFEDAARVRDQIKKLRDASLVG is encoded by the coding sequence ATGTCCGACCGTTTCCAACTCGTATCGCCGTATTCGCCGGCCGGCGACCAGCCGCAGGCGATCGAGAAGCTGGTGGCCGGCTTCGAGGCCGGCCTGGCCAAGCAGACCCTGCTTGGCGTGACCGGGTCGGGCAAGACCTACACCATCGCCAACGTGGTCCAGGCGATCCAGAAGCCGACCCTGGTCATGGCGCCGAACAAGACCCTGGCGGCGCAGCTGTACGGCGAGTTCAAGGCGTTCTTCCCCAACAACGCGGTCGAGTACTTCGTCAGCTACTACGACTACTACCAGCCCGAGGCCTACGTGCCGTCTTCGGACACCTTCATCGAGAAGGACAGTTCGATCAACGAGCACATCGAGCAGATGCGCCTGGCCGCGACCAAGACCCTGCTGTCGCGGCGCGATGCGCTGGTGGTGGCCACGGTCTCGGCGATCTATGGCCTGGGCGCGCCGGAGGACTACCTGTCGCTGCGGCTGATCCTGTCGATCGGCGAGCACGTCGAGCAGCGCCAGTTGATCCGCCACCTGACCGATCTGCAGTACACCCGCAACGAGTACGAGCTGCACCGCGGCAGCTTCCGCGTGCGCGGCGAGGTCATCGACGTGTTCCCGGCCGAATCCGACAGCGAAGCCTTGCGCATCGAGCTGTTCGACGGCGACGTGGAGCAGCTGACCCTGTTCGATCCGCTGACCGGCGAGACCCTGCGCAAGCTGCAGCGCTACACGATCTACCCGAAGACCCACTACGCCACCACCCGCGAGCGCACCCTCAGTGCGGTGGATACGATCAAGCTGGAGCTGAAGGACCGGCTCGAGCAGCTGTACGCGCAGAACAAGCTGGTCGAGGCGCAGCGGCTGGCGCAGCGCACCCAGTTCGACCTGGAAATGATGGCCGAAGTCGGCTTCTGCAACGGCATCGAGAACTACTCGCGGCATCTCACCGGCAAGGCGCCGGGCGAGCCGCCGCCGACCCTGTTCGACTACCTCCCGGCCGACGCGTTGCTGGTGGTGGACGAGTCGCACGTCACCGTGCCGCAGATCGGCGCGATGTACAAAGGCGACCGCTCGCGCAAGGAAACCCTGGTGGAGTTCGGTTTCCGCCTGCCGTCCGCGCTGGACAACCGGCCGCTGCGCTTCGAGGAATGGGAGGCGCGCTCGCCGCGCAGCATCTACGTGTCGGCCACGCCCGGTCCGTACGAGTTGCGCGAGTCGGCCGGCGAGATCACCGAACTGGTGGTGCGCCCAACCGGCCTGATCGATCCTGAGGTGGAGATCCGGCCAGTCGGGACCCAGGTCGACGACCTGCTGTCGGAGATCAACCTGCGCGTGGCCGATGGCGACCGCGTGCTGGTCACCACGCTGACCAAGCGGATGGCTGAGAACCTCACCGAGTACCTGGGCGAGCACGGTGTGAAGGTGCGCTACCTGCACTCGGACATCGATACGGTCGAGCGCGTGGAAATCATCCGCGACCTGCGCCTTGGCAAGTTCGACGTGCTGGTCGGCATCAACCTGCTGCGCGAGGGGCTGGACATGCCCGAGGTCTCGCTGGTCGCGATCCTCGATGCCGACAAGGAAGGCTTCCTGCGCTCCACTGGCTCGCTGATCCAGACCATCGGCCGCGCCGCGCGCAACCTGCGCGGCAAGGCCATCCTGTATGCGGACAAGATGACGCGCTCGATGCAGGCCGCGATCGACGAGACCGGGCGCCGCCGCGAGAAGCAGGTGGAGTACAACCTGGAACATGGGATCACCCCGAAGTCGGTGGCGCGTCCGATCGTGGACATCCTGGAGGGCGCACGCGAAGACGCGTCCGAGGCCAAGTCGGGCAAGGGCAAAGGCAAGGGCAAGGCGCGCCGGATTGCGGAAGAGCCGGCCGATTACCGGACGCTGGCGCCAGCGGAGATCGCCGCCCGGCTCAAGGCGCTGGAGCAGGAGATGTACCAGCACGCACGCGATCTGGAGTTCGAGGACGCGGCGCGGGTGCGCGACCAGATCAAGAAGCTGCGCGATGCCAGCCTGGTCGGCTAG
- a CDS encoding type IV secretory system conjugative DNA transfer family protein, protein MLTAVCGYFLSGYLVLLLLKLDTRMFGLGTYYQYVHAIGLPEVAPYVGKIKWAGYLGFGLPGLLALLILVLMFKPPKRSLHGDARFAGAADLSKHGLFKTSGDGIVVGKFRGKLVRLSGQQFVILAAPTRSGKGVGVVIPNLLEYQESVVVLDIKQENFDLTSGWRASQGQEVFLFNPFAEDRRTHRWNPLSYVSDDPAFRVSDLMSIAAMLYPDGSDDQKFWVSQARNAFMAFSLYLFENWDDERNIGFPGGLGTPTLGAIYRLSSGDGTDLKKYLKSLSERRFLSGNAKSAFSNMLSQADETFASIMGTLKEPLNAWINPVLDAATSDNDFLLTDLRKKKMTIYIGIQPNKLAESRLIINLFFSQIINLNTKELPKSNPELKYQCLLLMDEFTAIGKVDIIASAVSYMAGYNVRLLPIIQSMAQLDATYGKDVSRTIITNHALQILYAPREQQDANDYSEMLGYTTFRKKNVTRGKDVTRSVSEEKRALMLPQELKAMGNDQEVFLYEGIPHPVKCDKIKYYKDRHFTARLLPKVDIPTLSI, encoded by the coding sequence GTGCTCACGGCCGTCTGCGGCTATTTCCTGTCCGGCTACCTGGTCCTGCTGCTGCTGAAGCTGGACACGCGGATGTTCGGGCTCGGCACCTACTACCAGTACGTCCACGCCATCGGCTTGCCGGAGGTGGCTCCCTACGTCGGCAAGATCAAATGGGCGGGCTACCTCGGTTTCGGCTTGCCCGGCCTGCTGGCCCTGCTGATCCTGGTGCTGATGTTCAAGCCGCCCAAGCGCAGCCTGCATGGCGACGCGCGCTTCGCCGGCGCCGCCGACCTGTCCAAGCATGGGCTGTTCAAGACCAGCGGCGACGGCATCGTGGTCGGCAAGTTCCGCGGCAAGCTGGTGCGCCTCAGCGGTCAGCAGTTCGTGATTCTGGCCGCCCCGACCCGCTCGGGCAAGGGCGTCGGCGTGGTCATTCCGAACCTGCTCGAGTACCAGGAATCGGTGGTGGTGCTGGACATCAAGCAGGAGAACTTCGATCTGACCAGCGGCTGGCGCGCCAGCCAGGGCCAGGAGGTGTTCCTGTTCAATCCCTTTGCCGAGGACCGCCGCACCCATCGCTGGAATCCGCTCAGCTATGTCTCCGACGATCCGGCGTTCCGCGTCTCGGACCTGATGAGCATCGCCGCCATGCTGTACCCGGACGGCTCCGACGATCAGAAGTTCTGGGTCAGCCAGGCGCGCAACGCGTTCATGGCGTTCTCGCTGTACCTGTTCGAGAACTGGGACGACGAGCGCAATATCGGCTTTCCCGGCGGTCTCGGCACGCCGACGCTGGGCGCGATCTACCGCCTGTCTTCCGGCGACGGCACCGACCTGAAGAAGTATCTGAAGTCGCTGTCGGAGCGGCGCTTCCTCAGCGGCAATGCCAAGTCGGCGTTCTCCAATATGCTGTCGCAGGCGGACGAGACCTTCGCCTCGATCATGGGCACGCTGAAGGAGCCGCTCAATGCCTGGATCAACCCGGTGCTGGATGCGGCCACCAGCGACAACGACTTCCTGCTGACCGACCTGCGCAAGAAGAAGATGACCATCTACATCGGCATCCAGCCCAACAAGCTGGCCGAAAGTCGCCTGATCATCAACCTGTTCTTCAGCCAGATCATCAACCTCAACACCAAGGAGCTGCCCAAGAGCAATCCTGAGTTGAAGTACCAGTGCCTGCTGTTGATGGACGAGTTCACCGCGATCGGCAAAGTCGACATCATCGCCTCGGCAGTGTCATATATGGCCGGTTACAATGTTCGCCTTCTGCCGATCATCCAGAGCATGGCGCAGCTCGATGCCACCTATGGCAAAGACGTCTCGCGGACCATCATCACGAATCATGCACTGCAGATTCTTTACGCTCCGCGCGAGCAGCAGGACGCCAACGACTACTCCGAGATGCTCGGCTACACCACCTTCCGTAAGAAGAACGTCACGCGCGGCAAGGACGTGACCCGGAGCGTGTCGGAGGAGAAGCGGGCGCTGATGCTGCCGCAGGAGTTGAAGGCGATGGGGAACGATCAGGAAGTGTTCTTGTACGAGGGCATTCCACATCCGGTGAAGTGCGACAAGATCAAGTATTACAAGGACCGCCACTTCACCGCACGGCTGCTTCCGAAAGTCGATATCCCGACGCTCTCGATCTGA